Proteins found in one Nocardia brasiliensis ATCC 700358 genomic segment:
- a CDS encoding fatty acid desaturase family protein, which translates to MAITDIQAFAHLTAADIETLGQELDSIRRSVEQSRGARDAKYIRRTIAAQRGLEVAGRAVLFGSRNRWAWLTGTALLSVAKIIENMELGHNVSHGQWDWMNDPEIHSSSWEWDMTGPSSQWRRAHNYSHHTYTNVLGKDEDLGFGILRMTRDEPWKPIHLVQPVANLVLAATFEWGIALHDWSIEKELADTPRWEVMSPPNVEFGRKIARQVTKDFLLYPALTGPAFKSTLKANATANLIRNLWAYAVIFCGHFPDGAEKFTIEQLEGETSGEWYLRQMLGSANFKAGPAMAFMSGNLCYQIEHHLFPDLPSNRYPEIAVRVRELCDKYDLPYTTGSLGKQYLLAFRTIHKLALPDRFLKATSDNAPETSSERKFAGITLPSLPSAETAHWLGVDPETGQRRGLRSALREAKVVLKEKAQQEKEMLREAKRALKEKAEHEKVVLREATQALQDRARQEQASLRRKAVREKALWRLRRSR; encoded by the coding sequence GTGGCCATCACCGATATTCAGGCGTTCGCCCATCTCACGGCGGCCGACATCGAGACACTGGGGCAGGAACTCGATTCGATCCGGCGTTCGGTGGAGCAGTCGCGTGGCGCACGTGACGCGAAGTACATCCGGCGGACCATCGCCGCGCAGCGCGGCCTCGAGGTGGCCGGGCGCGCGGTGCTGTTCGGCAGCCGCAATCGGTGGGCCTGGCTCACCGGCACCGCGCTGCTGTCGGTCGCCAAGATCATCGAGAACATGGAGCTCGGGCACAACGTCAGCCACGGGCAGTGGGACTGGATGAACGATCCGGAGATCCACTCCAGCTCCTGGGAGTGGGATATGACGGGGCCCTCGTCGCAGTGGCGGCGGGCGCACAACTACTCCCACCACACCTATACCAACGTGCTCGGCAAGGACGAGGACCTCGGCTTCGGCATCCTGCGGATGACCCGCGACGAGCCGTGGAAGCCGATCCACCTGGTGCAGCCGGTGGCGAACCTGGTGCTCGCGGCGACCTTCGAGTGGGGCATCGCGCTGCACGACTGGAGCATCGAGAAGGAACTGGCCGACACCCCGCGCTGGGAGGTGATGTCCCCGCCGAACGTGGAGTTCGGCCGCAAGATCGCCCGCCAGGTGACCAAGGACTTCCTGCTCTACCCGGCGCTCACCGGCCCGGCGTTCAAGTCGACGCTGAAGGCGAACGCGACCGCGAATCTGATCCGCAACCTGTGGGCCTACGCCGTGATCTTCTGCGGCCACTTCCCCGATGGCGCCGAGAAGTTCACCATCGAACAGCTCGAGGGCGAGACCAGCGGCGAATGGTATCTGCGGCAGATGCTCGGCAGTGCCAACTTCAAGGCGGGTCCCGCCATGGCGTTCATGAGCGGCAACCTCTGCTACCAGATCGAGCACCACCTGTTCCCGGACCTGCCGAGCAATCGGTACCCGGAGATCGCGGTGCGGGTGCGCGAACTGTGCGACAAGTACGACCTGCCGTACACCACGGGCTCGCTCGGCAAGCAGTACCTGCTCGCCTTCCGGACCATCCACAAGCTGGCCCTGCCGGACCGCTTCCTGAAGGCCACCTCCGACAACGCGCCCGAGACCTCCTCCGAACGCAAGTTCGCGGGCATCACGCTGCCGTCGCTGCCCAGCGCGGAGACGGCGCACTGGCTCGGCGTCGACCCGGAAACCGGGCAGCGCCGCGGCCTGCGCTCGGCCCTGCGCGAGGCCAAGGTGGTGCTGAAGGAGAAGGCCCAGCAGGAGAAGGAGATGCTGCGCGAAGCCAAGCGCGCACTCAAAGAGAAGGCCGAGCACGAAAAGGTGGTACTGCGCGAGGCCACCCAGGCCCTGCAGGACCGCGCCCGCCAGGAGCAGGCTTCGCTGCGCCGAAAGGCCGTGCGCGAGAAGGCTTTGTGGCGACTGCGGCGCAGCCGCTGA
- a CDS encoding fatty acid desaturase family protein, with translation MAISDVKEYAHLTEADVEALGAEFDAIRRDIEESRGARDANYIRNVIRLQRALEIGGRGVLFASFLPPAWIAGVAMLSTAKIIENMEIGHNTMHGQWDWMNDPEIHSSSWEWDNAGAAKHWKHTHNYLHHKYTNVLGMDDDIGYGLLRVTRDQRWKPFNLGNPIYNLVLQLLFEYGVSIQHMELGKLAAGRFKPGTPERAEFDRKRTEALTKMGKQILKDYVIFPALTGPAFVTTLTANLAANAIRNVWSNAVIFCGHFPDGAEKFTKADIDNETKGQWYLRQMLGSANISGGPLTHFMTGNLSHQIEHHLFPDLPSNRYAEIAVRVRELAEKYDLPYTTGSLPVQYFKAWRTILKLSLPNKYLRDTADDAPETASERKFAGNTVATIDPVTGKRRGLRTALAAGRRRLNRRTPAYAG, from the coding sequence ATGGCGATCTCGGATGTCAAGGAATACGCACACCTCACCGAGGCCGACGTGGAAGCACTCGGCGCGGAGTTCGACGCGATTCGTCGCGATATCGAGGAATCGCGCGGTGCGCGCGACGCGAACTACATCCGTAACGTCATCCGGCTCCAGCGCGCGCTCGAGATCGGCGGCCGCGGCGTACTGTTCGCCAGCTTCCTGCCGCCCGCCTGGATCGCCGGCGTCGCCATGCTCAGCACCGCCAAGATCATCGAGAACATGGAGATCGGGCACAACACCATGCACGGGCAGTGGGACTGGATGAACGATCCGGAAATCCACTCCAGCTCCTGGGAATGGGACAACGCGGGCGCGGCCAAGCACTGGAAGCACACGCACAACTACCTGCACCACAAGTACACCAACGTGCTCGGCATGGACGACGACATCGGCTACGGCCTGCTGCGCGTCACCCGCGACCAGCGGTGGAAGCCGTTCAACCTGGGCAACCCGATCTACAACCTGGTGCTGCAGCTGCTGTTCGAATACGGCGTCTCGATCCAGCACATGGAGCTGGGCAAGCTGGCCGCGGGCCGGTTCAAGCCGGGTACGCCCGAGCGCGCCGAGTTCGACCGCAAGCGCACCGAGGCGCTGACCAAGATGGGCAAGCAGATCCTCAAGGATTACGTGATCTTCCCCGCCCTCACCGGTCCGGCCTTCGTCACCACGCTCACCGCGAACCTGGCCGCCAACGCCATCCGCAACGTGTGGTCCAACGCCGTGATCTTCTGCGGTCACTTCCCCGACGGCGCGGAGAAGTTCACCAAGGCCGATATCGACAACGAGACCAAGGGCCAGTGGTACCTGCGGCAGATGCTCGGCAGCGCCAACATCTCCGGCGGTCCGCTCACCCACTTCATGACGGGCAATCTGAGCCACCAGATCGAACATCACCTGTTCCCCGATCTGCCGAGCAACCGGTATGCCGAGATCGCGGTCCGGGTCCGGGAGCTCGCCGAGAAGTACGACCTGCCCTACACCACCGGCTCGCTGCCGGTGCAGTACTTCAAGGCCTGGCGCACCATCCTCAAGCTCTCGCTGCCGAACAAGTACCTGCGCGACACCGCCGACGACGCGCCGGAGACCGCCTCGGAGCGCAAGTTCGCGGGCAACACCGTCGCCACCATCGACCCGGTCACCGGCAAGCGGCGCGGCCTGCGCACCGCCCTGGCCGCAGGCCGCCGGCGCCTGAACCGCCGCACCCCCGCGTACGCGGGCTGA
- a CDS encoding helix-turn-helix domain-containing protein, with product MHSPSELSRRQKRFGRIIKERRDELGLTQLQIGDLGGPSAPTIRKIEDGDAAISTTTLNKLDAPLRWLPGSAARTYAGGTPAADEPAPAARQPGESVVAGPDSIRFELADLTGLLAAAGRLNDAVEHGRTTHPQVVAAISELNQVVSKLSARYATAMLERNGGPGRQLHPLVEMAFAHLLEVPAESSDTTELHERRYRRWLAGRSEDVDAATEAQFRARWLAANVDTTASRNGGY from the coding sequence ATGCATAGCCCTTCGGAGCTGTCGCGGCGCCAGAAGCGATTCGGCCGAATCATCAAGGAGCGCCGGGACGAGCTCGGCCTCACGCAGTTACAGATCGGCGACCTCGGGGGACCTTCGGCACCGACGATTCGCAAGATCGAAGACGGCGACGCCGCGATCAGCACGACCACGCTGAACAAACTCGATGCGCCGCTGCGCTGGCTCCCGGGGAGCGCCGCGCGCACCTACGCCGGCGGCACCCCGGCCGCCGACGAGCCCGCACCCGCCGCGCGGCAGCCCGGCGAGTCCGTCGTGGCCGGGCCCGACTCGATCCGCTTCGAACTCGCCGACCTCACCGGGCTGCTCGCGGCCGCGGGCCGGCTCAACGACGCGGTCGAACACGGCCGGACCACCCACCCGCAGGTGGTCGCCGCGATCAGCGAACTCAACCAGGTGGTCTCCAAGCTGTCGGCGCGCTACGCGACCGCCATGCTGGAACGCAACGGCGGCCCGGGCAGGCAGCTGCACCCGCTCGTCGAGATGGCCTTCGCGCACCTGCTCGAGGTGCCCGCGGAGTCCAGCGACACCACCGAACTTCACGAACGGCGCTACCGGCGCTGGCTGGCCGGACGATCAGAGGACGTCGATGCTGCGACAGAAGCACAGTTCCGGGCACGCTGGCTGGCGGCCAACGTGGACACGACCGCGAGTCGAAACGGCGGGTACTGA
- a CDS encoding ferredoxin reductase — MSSKNGGFSVRGVREWLEAPAASVAERGGKLNVLRGAVARVTTPLLPDDYLHLANPLWSARELRGRIVDVRKETADSATLVIKPGWGFDFKYEPGQYIGIGVLVDGRWHWRSYSLTCPPNWSDPGVGGKRVISIAVKAMPEGFLSSHLVSGVPVGTVVRLAAPQGGFVLPYPPPERVLFLTAGSGITPVMAMLRAMDRRDLVTDVVHLHSAHTAQDVMFGAELRDLHDRYPSFTSHLHLTGEQGKFALADLDTKFPDWRERQTWACGPAAMLDEIEHHWRDAGLADQLHVERFEIERSAVGEGGTVSFGKTGRTVEVDGATSLLEAGESAGVQMPFGCRMGICQTCVVTLSSGYVRDLRNGDEHREGDKVQTCISAAAGDCTLDV, encoded by the coding sequence ATGAGCTCGAAAAATGGGGGATTCTCCGTGCGCGGCGTGCGGGAGTGGCTGGAAGCTCCGGCCGCGAGCGTCGCCGAACGCGGCGGCAAGTTGAACGTGCTGCGGGGAGCCGTGGCCCGGGTCACCACCCCGTTGCTGCCGGACGACTACCTGCACCTGGCCAACCCGCTGTGGTCGGCGCGCGAGCTGCGCGGCCGAATCGTGGACGTGCGCAAGGAAACCGCCGACTCGGCCACCCTGGTGATCAAGCCGGGCTGGGGCTTCGACTTCAAATACGAACCCGGTCAGTACATCGGCATCGGTGTGCTCGTCGACGGTCGCTGGCACTGGCGTTCCTACTCGCTGACCTGCCCGCCGAACTGGTCGGACCCGGGCGTCGGAGGTAAGCGGGTCATCTCGATCGCGGTCAAGGCGATGCCGGAGGGATTCCTGTCCAGCCATCTGGTCAGTGGCGTCCCGGTCGGCACCGTGGTGCGCCTGGCCGCGCCGCAGGGCGGTTTCGTGCTGCCCTATCCGCCGCCGGAGCGGGTGCTGTTCCTCACCGCGGGCAGCGGCATCACCCCGGTCATGGCGATGCTGCGGGCGATGGACCGGCGCGATCTGGTCACCGACGTGGTGCACCTGCACTCCGCGCACACCGCGCAGGACGTGATGTTCGGCGCCGAACTGCGCGATTTGCACGACCGGTACCCCAGTTTCACCTCCCACCTGCACCTCACCGGCGAGCAGGGCAAGTTCGCGCTGGCCGACCTGGACACGAAGTTCCCCGACTGGCGCGAGCGCCAGACCTGGGCCTGCGGCCCGGCCGCGATGCTCGACGAGATCGAGCACCACTGGCGCGACGCCGGCCTGGCCGACCAGTTGCACGTCGAGCGATTCGAGATCGAGCGCTCCGCGGTGGGCGAGGGCGGCACGGTCAGCTTCGGCAAGACCGGGCGTACGGTCGAGGTGGACGGCGCGACCAGCCTGCTCGAAGCGGGCGAGTCGGCCGGCGTGCAGATGCCGTTCGGCTGCCGGATGGGCATCTGCCAAACCTGTGTCGTGACACTGAGTTCCGGCTACGTGCGCGATCTGCGCAACGGCGACGAGCATCGCGAAGGCGACAAGGTGCAGACCTGCATCTCCGCCGCGGCGGGCGACTGCACGCTCGACGTCTAG
- a CDS encoding endonuclease/exonuclease/phosphatase family protein — protein sequence MRLSKALLAVLLLAGIATVGLAPAAHARDHERIRVLTWNILHGGREPTPANLNDLIDQIVELQPDVFFAVETYGSGDIITDALTRRAHNGRYTGVRVTDRPAGSDNLWIFTKYEVVATYPKPQGGPASDFHFGGVRVRVPDDGELNLFATWLTYTDPWDGYLIDENATDLRDGKAPRHSVDAVVRAERAQTQYISDIIGTQLPQMLGGNTAPVLLGGDFNTLPGADWTPAQANCPNHFGASYPLQATKVVTDAGFVDTFRAANPDVCAAPGRTWSPLPSEPMLTQQRIDFTFARGDIEVRSARIVDTRMPKHGPGVFYSDHAAVVSDLKVRW from the coding sequence ATGCGATTATCCAAGGCGTTGCTCGCCGTCCTGCTGCTGGCGGGCATCGCCACCGTGGGGCTCGCGCCCGCCGCGCACGCCCGCGATCACGAACGAATCCGCGTACTCACCTGGAACATCCTGCACGGGGGTCGCGAACCTACTCCGGCCAATCTGAACGATCTGATCGATCAGATCGTCGAACTCCAACCGGACGTGTTCTTCGCCGTGGAGACCTACGGTTCCGGCGACATCATCACCGACGCGCTGACCCGGCGCGCCCACAACGGCCGCTATACCGGCGTGCGGGTCACCGACCGCCCGGCCGGATCGGACAACCTGTGGATCTTCACCAAATACGAAGTGGTCGCGACCTATCCGAAACCGCAGGGCGGTCCGGCGAGCGATTTCCACTTCGGTGGTGTGCGCGTCCGGGTGCCGGACGACGGCGAGCTGAACCTGTTCGCCACCTGGCTAACCTACACCGACCCGTGGGACGGCTATCTGATCGACGAGAACGCGACGGATCTGCGCGACGGCAAAGCCCCGAGGCATTCGGTCGACGCGGTGGTGCGGGCCGAGCGCGCGCAGACGCAGTACATCAGCGACATCATCGGCACCCAGTTGCCGCAGATGTTGGGCGGCAACACCGCGCCGGTGCTGCTCGGCGGTGACTTCAACACGCTGCCCGGCGCCGATTGGACGCCCGCACAGGCGAACTGCCCGAACCACTTCGGCGCGAGCTATCCACTCCAGGCCACCAAGGTGGTCACCGATGCCGGGTTCGTGGACACCTTCCGCGCGGCCAACCCCGATGTCTGTGCGGCGCCGGGCCGGACGTGGAGCCCGCTGCCCAGCGAGCCGATGCTCACGCAGCAGCGGATCGATTTCACCTTCGCCCGCGGCGACATCGAGGTGCGCTCGGCCCGGATCGTCGACACCCGGATGCCGAAGCACGGCCCGGGAGTCTTCTACTCCGATCATGCCGCTGTGGTCAGCGATCTGAAGGTGCGCTGGTAA
- a CDS encoding GNAT family N-acetyltransferase, giving the protein MTESTGAAPRRIELRRIDRENLYAVCSLSETLSAQQRPMVIDNGVSIAEAHFSDCLWFRAVYADDAPAGFLMVHHGLDEDHPDLRGVFLWRFMVAGPAQGRGIGRAALRALVQRLTARGTRELYTSYATGPGSPAGFYRSLGFVPTGRILDNEHEVLLRW; this is encoded by the coding sequence ATGACCGAATCGACCGGGGCCGCGCCGCGGCGCATCGAGCTGCGCCGCATCGACCGCGAAAACCTCTACGCGGTATGCAGTTTGAGTGAGACGCTGAGCGCGCAACAGCGTCCCATGGTGATCGACAACGGCGTTTCCATTGCCGAGGCCCACTTTTCGGACTGCCTGTGGTTTCGCGCCGTCTACGCCGACGACGCGCCCGCCGGATTCCTGATGGTGCATCACGGGCTGGACGAGGACCACCCCGACCTGCGTGGTGTGTTCCTGTGGCGCTTCATGGTCGCGGGTCCGGCGCAGGGACGCGGGATCGGCCGGGCGGCGCTGCGCGCGCTCGTGCAGCGATTGACGGCGCGGGGCACCCGCGAGCTGTACACCAGCTACGCGACCGGGCCGGGTAGTCCCGCGGGGTTCTATCGGTCGCTGGGCTTCGTGCCGACAGGACGGATTCTGGACAACGAGCACGAGGTCCTGCTGCGCTGGTGA
- the bluB gene encoding 5,6-dimethylbenzimidazole synthase yields MGADGLSVYDAIRLRRDVRAEFTGEVLDDSTLWRLLEAAHRAPSVGNSQPWDFVVVRDPATLRAFAAHVADKRVEFRDALPPDRAATFEPIKIEGIVESGTGIVVTYDPGRGGPQVLGRATVPETGVFSTVLAIQNLWLAATAEGIGVGWVSFYAPEFLAELVGLPAGVHPVAWLCAGPVHSFQQIPDLERFGWRAGRPLAEAVHHEVYRK; encoded by the coding sequence GTGGGTGCTGACGGTCTGAGTGTTTACGACGCGATCCGGTTGCGGCGCGACGTGCGGGCGGAGTTCACCGGCGAGGTGCTCGACGACAGCACGCTGTGGCGGCTGCTGGAGGCCGCGCACCGAGCGCCCAGCGTCGGCAATTCGCAACCCTGGGATTTCGTGGTGGTGCGGGACCCGGCCACGCTGCGCGCCTTCGCCGCGCACGTGGCGGACAAGCGCGTCGAGTTCCGCGACGCGCTCCCGCCGGACCGGGCCGCGACCTTCGAACCGATCAAGATCGAGGGCATCGTCGAGAGCGGCACCGGGATCGTGGTGACCTACGATCCCGGCCGCGGCGGCCCGCAGGTGCTCGGCCGGGCCACCGTCCCCGAAACCGGCGTCTTCTCCACGGTGCTCGCGATCCAGAATCTCTGGCTCGCCGCGACCGCCGAGGGCATCGGGGTCGGCTGGGTGTCGTTCTACGCGCCGGAATTCCTCGCCGAACTCGTCGGGCTGCCCGCGGGCGTGCATCCGGTCGCGTGGCTGTGCGCCGGACCGGTGCACAGCTTCCAGCAGATCCCCGATCTGGAACGCTTCGGCTGGCGCGCCGGGCGGCCGCTGGCCGAGGCCGTGCATCACGAGGTCTACCGAAAGTAG
- a CDS encoding acetyl-CoA C-acyltransferase → MATKAARRAVIVSGARTPFVRAFTGYTRMDSIALADAAVRGLLERTGLPGAQVEAIVWGGVILPSAAPNIAREIALDLALDPGCEGHTVTRACASGLQAVTSAVAAIERGEYDIMIAGGSDSTSNAEVKLPQSVVHAAAPLALGKPKPKDYLAAIRQLAPFTDILPSRPKIAERTTGEVMGESAEKMARIHGISRADQDEFAARSHHRAAAAIESGRFDDEVLRVRTPEGVEIDRDGLVRGNTSIEKLSKLKPVFAENGTVTAGNASPLTDGASAVLLMSEEKAAALGYRPLAAFRSWSYVSVDPTDQVLIGPAISMPRALDKAGMSLGDIDFVDIHEAFAAQTLSVLSALASTEWAKTRLDRDTAVGEVDIDKLNVHGGSVSLGHPFGATGARMVTTMANELARTGKNAALLGICAAGGIGASAVLERV, encoded by the coding sequence ATGGCCACCAAGGCTGCTCGCCGTGCCGTTATCGTGTCCGGTGCGCGCACGCCGTTCGTGCGTGCGTTCACCGGATACACCCGGATGGATTCCATCGCGCTCGCCGATGCCGCGGTCCGGGGCCTGCTGGAGCGGACCGGGCTGCCCGGCGCCCAGGTAGAGGCCATCGTCTGGGGCGGGGTCATCCTGCCCAGCGCCGCGCCGAACATCGCCCGTGAGATCGCCCTGGACCTCGCGCTCGACCCCGGCTGCGAGGGCCACACCGTGACCAGGGCCTGCGCGTCCGGGCTGCAGGCGGTCACGTCCGCCGTGGCCGCGATCGAGCGCGGCGAATACGACATCATGATCGCCGGCGGCAGCGATTCCACCTCCAATGCCGAGGTGAAGCTGCCGCAGTCGGTGGTGCACGCGGCGGCGCCGCTGGCGCTCGGCAAGCCGAAGCCGAAGGACTACCTGGCCGCGATCCGGCAGCTCGCGCCGTTCACCGACATCCTGCCGAGCCGGCCGAAGATCGCCGAACGCACCACCGGCGAGGTGATGGGGGAGTCGGCCGAGAAGATGGCCCGCATCCACGGCATCAGCCGGGCCGACCAGGACGAGTTCGCCGCCCGCTCGCATCATCGGGCCGCCGCCGCAATCGAATCGGGCCGGTTCGACGACGAGGTGCTGCGGGTTCGCACGCCCGAGGGCGTCGAGATCGACCGCGACGGACTGGTCCGCGGCAACACCAGCATCGAAAAACTGTCGAAACTGAAGCCGGTTTTCGCCGAAAACGGCACAGTGACCGCGGGCAATGCCAGCCCGCTCACCGACGGTGCGTCCGCCGTGCTGCTGATGAGCGAGGAGAAGGCCGCCGCGCTCGGTTACCGGCCGCTTGCCGCCTTCCGCTCCTGGAGCTACGTCAGCGTCGACCCCACCGACCAGGTGCTGATCGGCCCGGCGATCTCCATGCCGCGGGCGCTGGACAAGGCCGGAATGTCGCTGGGCGACATCGATTTCGTCGACATCCACGAGGCCTTCGCGGCGCAGACGCTGTCGGTGCTGTCGGCGCTGGCCAGCACCGAGTGGGCCAAGACGCGGCTCGACCGGGACACCGCCGTCGGCGAGGTCGATATCGACAAGCTCAATGTGCACGGCGGTTCGGTATCGCTGGGGCACCCGTTCGGCGCCACCGGCGCGCGGATGGTGACCACGATGGCGAACGAACTGGCCCGCACCGGCAAGAACGCCGCGCTGCTCGGCATCTGCGCCGCGGGCGGCATCGGCGCCTCGGCCGTGCTGGAACGGGTCTGA